The following coding sequences lie in one Pontibacter sp. G13 genomic window:
- a CDS encoding PKD domain-containing protein, whose translation MRSFTCLTKRLWFLTAILFSALPVSATHFMGIDVTYECIGTCTYRVYVNRYLDCSGSATSSYVQPIDPNNPYPAPGTFDFDFIGTPTPSAPVCNQPTAVGNWVFVNFQEVTPVCPTATTECQTPNGQLPGVAEISYYRDYDFCSVNCDVYAIETSNCCRNNTITSGAANNNMFVIQPEIDLNLTPCNSTPVFTNPPVPYICTGETFTFNQGAFDPDGDSLSYSLGPCYQGLNNQVGYNGGFSPTSPLGAGWTVTVDPVAGDITIAPNPTGPAVIAVLCLEVTEWRNGVQIGQVVRDIQVTAIDCSAFGQVNNSPTIGPIINNTAGSTVNGMSVTACACQEVCFDIPINDVDPGQNYMLYWNNAIAEASFADSLAPFIEVDTVFSGAPGDLPVARFCWVPINSGFYQFLLTAQDDGCPLFGFNQTTVTINVTSCSLDPYADANKVGCYDVEFIGYPCGGAKPFTYQWTGNGGLNATGDSLVHNYPGPGTYWYTLTITDSLGVSSSTTDTITLVNTATADAGPDLVICSGEVATIGTPALPGYTYQWSSPIGLGWAGAINPTTAQAQVSLNNQLTTQIPLTFYLASTDAVGCTDYDTVQVVVNPLPLAALNVAQPVCVDELTTVTFTAPAAPSALTTYHWNYDGGTGSSNGIGPHQVFWSTPGVKDVSVWVSVDGCPSDTVTQQVTINEIPTPTFITTAQICGNEAAIVQYTGTASNSANFIWDFDGGVGTGGAGPFTVTWASAGTKTITLQVEENGCLSPLFSQTVLVYPVPSASFSFQPSICLGDLAQITYTGSASSSAAYAWTFGDGQVQSGTGVGPYTLFWPTGGTKSVCLQVEENGCTSILNCQDVEVNEAPNVSIDPVANQCFNGNGFNFTISGDPGDNYQWNFGPSALPATSTSANPGTVVYQNPGLQTVSLVVTANGCVGDSALATFEVVEEPVADFQVSANSTCTDTCVTFTYVGGSSGPNTAFFWDFGPNAVPQTSTLENPPCVYFQQGGIQSVSLTVTRSQCTVSSTQDVSVYQSPVVSAGMDTSFCEGDGGVQLDASVLGGTTPYFYHWWAENAPNGGISNNAIEDPAVNPDIQAATETVKYYFQVTDVNGCASNIDSVEVTVKAKPKMDAGRDTSLCEPNAPGAFLLGGVAADNAAPQPIQPYWMPATGLSSDTVWSPYARPDTTTIYTLIGVSANGCASEATTLDTLSTVTITVNPKPVADAGRDTVLCFGESLQLQGFATEAGPGYSYVWTPAIPGEIDNANIATPTVTPSQTTTYTLSVESNGCVSNGAQVTVTVHTIPTVDAGNDLTLCLDEIGILEGGVDGDPNAAFYDFTWTPAIGLSDPSIANPEATPTSTQTYTLTATSQYGCGSGSDDVLVTIKPTPEVVALTPDTVICAGDTIMLRADHSFTTPSGGPVVYSWFPENLAVSNVFDSVVYVVPQQTTIFTVKTSIAANDCATTDEILVTVNPAINAEIAADTNRICVGEAVQLIGTGGLGNATFTWTPSLGLDDASIFNPVAAPNTSLTYQLLVSEGVCQDTATFSMEVNPVIEANYFASVAEGCAPLTVNFVENTTNGVAFRWNFGDESPMVNESSPEHVFEAPGEYTVSLITVGVGGCEDTASTTTVMVGEGGAAAFVSDAPADLRLAMPYAAVQFLDQSQRAVSWFWDFGDGTVSSEQNPSHQYLEEGSYLVTLTVTDAMGCVSTISYDPFEVFRPEVMIPTVFTPNEDGINDVFKIEYDGEESVSYVIFDRWGREVFSSQSAQDVWNGGDLPNGVYFYAVQIGEKVYKGDLTMLR comes from the coding sequence GTCATTCAGCCGGAAATCGACTTGAACCTTACGCCTTGTAACAGCACACCAGTATTTACCAACCCACCTGTACCTTATATCTGTACTGGTGAGACCTTTACCTTCAACCAAGGGGCATTTGACCCAGATGGCGACTCCCTGTCCTATTCCTTGGGACCATGCTATCAGGGTTTGAATAACCAGGTTGGCTACAATGGTGGATTTAGTCCAACCTCTCCTTTGGGGGCAGGATGGACTGTTACCGTAGACCCTGTAGCAGGTGATATTACCATTGCGCCTAACCCAACTGGTCCTGCTGTAATTGCAGTATTGTGCTTGGAGGTGACGGAATGGAGAAATGGTGTTCAAATTGGTCAGGTTGTCCGGGATATTCAGGTAACCGCGATTGACTGTTCTGCTTTTGGGCAGGTCAATAACTCCCCAACCATCGGCCCGATCATCAACAATACCGCAGGATCTACGGTCAACGGTATGAGTGTGACAGCTTGTGCATGTCAGGAGGTGTGTTTTGATATCCCGATCAACGATGTGGATCCGGGACAGAACTATATGCTGTACTGGAACAATGCGATTGCTGAGGCTTCTTTCGCTGATTCCTTGGCTCCATTCATTGAGGTTGATACCGTATTCTCTGGAGCGCCAGGCGACTTGCCAGTTGCTAGATTCTGCTGGGTCCCGATCAACTCTGGATTCTATCAATTCCTATTGACAGCTCAGGATGATGGTTGTCCGCTCTTTGGTTTCAACCAGACGACGGTAACCATTAATGTGACTTCCTGCTCCTTGGATCCTTATGCGGATGCCAACAAGGTGGGATGTTATGATGTCGAATTCATTGGATATCCTTGTGGTGGTGCCAAGCCATTTACTTACCAATGGACAGGTAACGGCGGCCTGAATGCAACGGGAGATAGCTTGGTCCATAACTATCCAGGTCCCGGCACCTACTGGTATACGTTGACCATCACGGACTCCTTGGGAGTTTCTTCTTCTACAACTGACACCATCACTTTGGTCAATACCGCAACCGCGGATGCTGGTCCTGATTTGGTGATTTGTTCTGGAGAGGTTGCGACGATCGGTACTCCGGCACTTCCGGGCTATACCTATCAGTGGTCTTCCCCAATTGGATTGGGATGGGCAGGTGCCATCAACCCTACCACCGCTCAGGCTCAAGTGTCTCTGAATAACCAGTTGACGACTCAGATTCCGCTTACCTTCTATCTGGCATCTACGGACGCCGTGGGATGTACGGATTACGATACGGTACAAGTCGTGGTGAATCCATTGCCACTGGCAGCCTTGAACGTGGCTCAACCAGTATGTGTGGATGAGTTGACTACGGTAACCTTTACCGCGCCAGCAGCACCTTCTGCCTTGACTACCTACCACTGGAATTATGATGGTGGTACTGGATCTTCCAACGGTATCGGACCTCACCAAGTGTTCTGGTCTACACCAGGTGTCAAAGATGTGTCAGTATGGGTGTCTGTAGATGGATGTCCTTCCGACACTGTTACGCAGCAGGTAACTATCAATGAAATTCCAACGCCTACCTTCATCACCACTGCTCAGATCTGTGGCAATGAAGCAGCGATTGTACAATACACAGGCACTGCCTCCAATAGCGCCAACTTCATCTGGGACTTTGACGGTGGAGTCGGTACAGGTGGCGCGGGACCATTTACGGTCACTTGGGCAAGTGCGGGTACCAAGACCATCACCTTGCAAGTCGAGGAAAATGGTTGCTTGAGTCCTCTTTTCTCCCAGACCGTGTTGGTATATCCAGTACCATCCGCCTCCTTCTCCTTCCAGCCGAGCATCTGCTTGGGAGACTTGGCGCAGATCACCTACACAGGTTCTGCTTCCTCTTCCGCGGCTTACGCATGGACATTTGGAGACGGCCAAGTGCAGTCAGGTACTGGCGTAGGACCTTATACGTTGTTCTGGCCAACTGGCGGAACTAAGAGTGTATGTCTTCAGGTTGAGGAAAACGGATGTACTTCCATCCTCAATTGCCAAGACGTGGAAGTGAATGAAGCTCCGAATGTTTCCATCGACCCTGTAGCCAATCAGTGCTTCAACGGAAATGGATTCAACTTCACTATCTCTGGTGATCCGGGCGACAACTATCAGTGGAACTTCGGGCCATCTGCCTTGCCTGCAACCAGTACTTCTGCCAACCCAGGTACGGTCGTATACCAGAATCCTGGTCTCCAGACTGTATCCTTGGTCGTTACTGCGAATGGCTGTGTAGGAGATAGCGCCCTAGCTACCTTCGAAGTAGTGGAAGAGCCAGTTGCGGATTTCCAAGTAAGTGCCAACTCCACTTGTACGGACACTTGTGTGACCTTCACCTATGTGGGTGGATCAAGCGGACCCAACACTGCCTTCTTCTGGGACTTCGGGCCGAATGCGGTTCCTCAGACTTCCACTTTGGAGAATCCTCCATGTGTGTACTTCCAACAAGGAGGTATCCAGTCTGTAAGCTTGACAGTTACGCGTAGTCAGTGTACAGTGTCTTCGACTCAAGATGTGAGCGTATATCAATCCCCTGTCGTCAGTGCAGGAATGGATACCAGCTTCTGTGAAGGGGACGGAGGAGTACAGCTTGATGCAAGCGTGCTGGGTGGAACTACTCCTTACTTCTACCACTGGTGGGCTGAAAATGCACCAAACGGAGGTATCAGCAACAATGCGATCGAGGATCCTGCTGTGAATCCCGATATCCAAGCTGCTACCGAAACTGTGAAATACTACTTCCAAGTGACTGATGTGAATGGCTGTGCCTCCAACATCGATTCTGTGGAAGTAACGGTTAAGGCCAAGCCGAAAATGGACGCAGGTCGCGATACTTCGCTTTGTGAGCCAAATGCGCCGGGAGCATTCTTGCTCGGTGGTGTTGCCGCTGACAATGCCGCGCCTCAACCTATCCAGCCTTACTGGATGCCTGCAACTGGCTTGAGTTCCGACACTGTATGGAGTCCTTATGCACGCCCTGACACCACGACGATCTATACCTTGATCGGTGTCTCTGCGAATGGATGTGCTTCCGAGGCGACTACGTTGGATACCTTGTCCACCGTGACCATTACTGTGAATCCAAAGCCTGTGGCTGACGCGGGACGTGACACGGTTCTCTGCTTCGGTGAGAGTCTCCAGTTGCAAGGATTTGCCACAGAGGCTGGCCCAGGTTACTCCTATGTTTGGACGCCTGCCATCCCTGGGGAAATTGACAATGCGAATATCGCTACCCCAACTGTTACTCCTTCCCAGACGACTACTTACACCTTGAGTGTTGAGTCCAACGGATGTGTCAGTAATGGAGCACAGGTAACGGTAACTGTACATACCATTCCTACTGTAGATGCCGGTAATGATCTGACGCTTTGCTTGGATGAAATCGGAATCTTGGAGGGTGGAGTAGATGGTGATCCTAATGCTGCATTCTACGACTTCACATGGACGCCTGCGATCGGATTGAGTGATCCAAGTATCGCCAACCCAGAAGCGACTCCAACTAGCACACAGACCTATACCTTGACTGCGACTTCTCAGTATGGTTGTGGTTCTGGATCTGATGATGTTTTGGTGACCATCAAGCCTACTCCTGAAGTAGTGGCCTTGACGCCAGACACCGTGATCTGTGCAGGAGATACCATCATGTTGAGAGCTGATCACAGCTTCACAACCCCATCAGGTGGTCCAGTCGTTTACAGCTGGTTCCCTGAAAACTTGGCTGTGTCCAATGTGTTCGATTCTGTTGTATATGTCGTGCCTCAGCAAACAACCATCTTCACTGTGAAGACTTCCATTGCTGCCAACGACTGTGCAACTACAGATGAGATCTTGGTAACAGTGAATCCTGCCATCAATGCCGAGATTGCTGCTGACACCAACCGAATCTGTGTGGGTGAAGCTGTCCAGTTGATCGGAACTGGAGGATTGGGGAATGCCACCTTTACGTGGACGCCATCACTTGGATTGGATGATGCAAGCATCTTCAACCCAGTAGCTGCTCCAAATACTAGCCTCACTTACCAACTGTTGGTGAGCGAGGGGGTATGTCAAGATACCGCCACATTCTCTATGGAGGTGAATCCGGTTATTGAGGCCAACTACTTCGCTTCTGTAGCTGAAGGTTGTGCACCATTGACTGTGAACTTTGTGGAAAACACGACCAATGGAGTTGCCTTCCGCTGGAACTTCGGAGATGAATCTCCGATGGTGAATGAGTCTAGCCCTGAGCACGTGTTCGAAGCTCCCGGTGAATACACCGTAAGCTTGATCACTGTCGGCGTAGGTGGCTGTGAGGATACTGCCTCTACCACTACCGTGATGGTAGGTGAAGGTGGTGCTGCGGCATTCGTTTCAGATGCACCTGCTGATCTCCGATTGGCGATGCCTTACGCGGCTGTTCAATTCTTGGACCAGTCTCAGCGTGCAGTATCTTGGTTCTGGGACTTTGGCGATGGCACAGTTTCGTCCGAGCAGAATCCTAGCCACCAGTACTTGGAGGAAGGAAGCTACTTGGTGACCTTGACTGTTACCGACGCTATGGGTTGTGTGAGCACGATCTCCTACGATCCGTTTGAAGTCTTCCGCCCTGAAGTCATGATCCCAACAGTCTTCACACCAAATGAAGATGGTATCAATGATGTCTTCAAGATCGAGTATGACGGTGAGGAATCCGTATCCTATGTCATCTTCGACCGCTGGGGACGCGAGGTCTTCTCTTCCCAGTCTGCACAAGATGTGTGGAATGGTGGCGATCTTCCGAATGGCGTATACTTCTACGCAGTTCAGATCGGAGAGAAAGTCTACAAAGGCGACCTGACGATGCTGAGATAG
- a CDS encoding SOS response-associated peptidase family protein, giving the protein MLANYSFNSQYRPEDLANLPSLRLLEGGVFRPGQFAPVLIQEYQQVRLRFFKWGLIAPWSKTKDRNSHLPFASVNQIGRNPLLALPTRSARCLIPADGYYIHADRNQGTGKFKIQIPDKGTFCFAGIYTTIRNTDGTETQTFAILTRPAKGRLAHLAPEVPLLIPKDAEQAWLNPKTPQKDIERLLFAHQPLSYAMLPVHELIPMDPMLNDLAA; this is encoded by the coding sequence ATGCTGGCAAATTACTCTTTCAACTCCCAATATCGCCCAGAAGACTTGGCCAACCTTCCAAGTCTCCGGTTGCTCGAAGGCGGGGTCTTTCGCCCCGGTCAATTTGCGCCTGTACTCATCCAAGAGTACCAGCAAGTCCGTCTCAGATTTTTCAAATGGGGATTGATCGCCCCTTGGAGCAAAACCAAGGATCGAAATTCTCATCTCCCTTTCGCTTCCGTCAATCAGATTGGCCGAAATCCCCTTCTTGCTTTACCTACCCGGAGCGCAAGATGCCTGATCCCGGCAGATGGCTACTACATCCATGCCGACCGAAACCAAGGAACCGGCAAATTCAAGATCCAAATTCCGGACAAAGGCACCTTTTGCTTTGCTGGCATCTATACCACCATTCGCAATACTGACGGTACCGAAACCCAAACCTTCGCGATCCTCACAAGACCCGCCAAAGGCAGACTCGCCCATTTGGCACCAGAAGTCCCACTGCTTATCCCAAAAGATGCCGAACAAGCGTGGCTCAATCCCAAGACTCCCCAAAAAGACATTGAACGACTACTCTTTGCACACCAGCCGCTCTCTTACGCGATGCTTCCTGTGCATGAATTGATCCCCATGGACCCGATGCTGAACGACCTAGCCGCCTAG
- a CDS encoding TonB-dependent receptor encodes MNRIVRFALASCFALLGLMSATYAQGTIQGKLVDGATEDALLGARVSVEGTTTGAISDETGFFSLKLKAGSYVLNISYIGFQTISQEVTIESGKTTDLGTLSMEGDGVGVEEVNILASVAVDRKTPVAVSTVSAEFIEEKLGNQEFPEVFNTTPGVYATRQGGAFGDSRINLRGFNSRNVAVMINGVPVNDMENGWVYWSNWAGLADVTRSTQIQRGLGASKVAVPSIGGTINIMTKTTDMIKGGSFYYGMGNDGMQKMTATVSTGKMENGWAVTGLFGKTFGDGWVDGTQFEGYSYFFNISKIINDNHTVSLTGFGAPQWHGQRNSKMTIARFREEGLRFNENWGYKNGEEYWLRKNFYHKPQFSLNHYWSINDKTSLSTAAYYSFGTGGGTGPYGNSSVFYSDEYKTQGVIDFDKIAEMNAAQGALGSASILRASRNDHNWIGVLSTADVELNENWTILGGIDARYYRGEHYREVVDLLGNEYFVDDSDDNLNENGNGYIVRVGDKVNYNNDGEVRWGGVFAQAEYSNDRLSAFASGSLNSIGMRRTEYFNIIIDPETNNHITEWVNFVGFMAKGGANYNLDARNNVFANVGYFEKGPLFDNVFLNFSNNINQNAANEKILSFELGYGYRSKFFNANVNIYRTSWNDKAEVRTFQQPNGENFVANLQGVDALHQGVEIDFVANPINNLTIRGMASLGDWTWTSNLSDQPIFNEDQVQVGTINLLIDGLKVGDAAQTRFSIGGDWEVFPGLKVGTDFFYNDNLYADFDAFGFEGVSEDEVAQPWQIPAHYFQNLNASYRFPIGKLEGSIFGNVNNMWDTEYIAEADNNPSLRGANSDSYRVYYGVGRTWSLGFKVRF; translated from the coding sequence ATGAATCGAATTGTACGTTTCGCCTTGGCAAGTTGCTTTGCACTGCTAGGTCTGATGAGCGCTACTTATGCTCAGGGGACCATCCAAGGCAAATTGGTGGACGGTGCCACCGAGGATGCCCTTCTGGGTGCTCGGGTGAGTGTAGAAGGAACTACCACTGGCGCCATTTCTGATGAAACGGGATTCTTTTCCCTCAAACTGAAAGCTGGTAGCTATGTCTTGAACATCAGCTACATCGGATTCCAGACCATCTCTCAGGAGGTGACCATCGAGTCCGGAAAAACGACCGATCTCGGTACCCTTTCTATGGAAGGTGACGGAGTAGGGGTAGAAGAGGTAAATATCTTGGCTTCTGTTGCGGTTGACCGTAAGACGCCTGTTGCCGTTTCTACCGTATCTGCTGAATTCATTGAAGAAAAATTGGGTAACCAAGAATTCCCTGAAGTATTCAACACGACTCCAGGTGTATACGCTACTCGTCAGGGTGGTGCTTTTGGTGACTCTCGTATCAACTTGCGTGGTTTCAACTCCCGCAACGTAGCTGTGATGATCAACGGTGTTCCTGTCAATGACATGGAAAACGGTTGGGTATACTGGTCCAACTGGGCTGGATTGGCTGACGTTACTCGTTCTACTCAGATCCAGCGTGGTTTGGGTGCTTCCAAAGTAGCTGTGCCTTCCATCGGTGGTACCATCAACATCATGACCAAGACCACTGACATGATCAAAGGTGGTTCTTTCTACTACGGTATGGGTAACGACGGAATGCAGAAAATGACTGCGACCGTTTCTACTGGTAAAATGGAAAACGGATGGGCTGTGACTGGCTTGTTCGGCAAAACCTTCGGTGACGGATGGGTGGATGGAACTCAGTTTGAAGGATACTCTTACTTCTTCAACATTTCCAAAATCATCAACGACAACCACACCGTCTCTTTGACTGGTTTCGGTGCACCACAGTGGCACGGACAGCGTAACTCCAAAATGACCATCGCTCGCTTCCGCGAAGAAGGTCTTCGTTTCAACGAAAACTGGGGATACAAAAACGGCGAAGAGTACTGGTTGCGCAAAAACTTCTACCACAAGCCTCAATTCTCCCTGAACCACTACTGGTCCATCAACGACAAAACTTCCTTGAGCACTGCCGCTTACTACTCATTCGGTACAGGTGGTGGTACTGGTCCTTACGGAAACTCTTCTGTATTCTACAGCGACGAGTACAAGACTCAGGGTGTGATCGACTTTGACAAGATCGCCGAAATGAACGCAGCTCAAGGTGCCTTGGGTTCTGCTTCTATCTTGCGTGCATCTCGCAACGACCACAACTGGATTGGGGTGCTTTCTACTGCTGATGTAGAGCTCAACGAAAACTGGACCATCTTGGGTGGTATCGACGCACGTTACTACCGTGGTGAGCATTACCGCGAAGTAGTCGACTTGCTCGGCAACGAATACTTTGTAGATGATAGCGACGACAACCTCAACGAAAACGGAAACGGATACATCGTACGTGTAGGAGACAAAGTCAACTACAACAACGACGGTGAAGTACGCTGGGGTGGAGTATTTGCTCAGGCTGAGTACTCCAACGATCGTTTGTCTGCATTCGCTTCTGGTTCTTTGAACAGCATCGGAATGCGTCGTACTGAATACTTCAACATCATCATCGATCCTGAAACAAACAACCACATCACCGAGTGGGTGAACTTCGTTGGTTTCATGGCTAAAGGTGGTGCGAACTACAACTTGGACGCTCGCAACAATGTCTTCGCAAACGTAGGCTACTTCGAGAAAGGTCCTTTGTTCGACAACGTATTCTTGAACTTCTCCAATAACATCAACCAGAACGCGGCTAACGAGAAGATCCTTTCCTTCGAGTTGGGGTATGGGTACCGTTCCAAGTTCTTCAACGCGAACGTGAACATCTACCGCACTTCTTGGAATGACAAAGCTGAGGTTCGCACCTTCCAGCAGCCTAACGGAGAGAACTTCGTAGCTAACCTCCAAGGGGTAGACGCTTTGCACCAAGGGGTAGAGATCGACTTCGTAGCCAACCCAATCAACAACCTGACCATTCGTGGTATGGCTTCTTTGGGTGACTGGACGTGGACTTCCAACCTGTCTGACCAGCCGATCTTCAACGAAGACCAAGTTCAAGTTGGAACCATCAACCTTTTGATCGACGGATTGAAAGTAGGTGACGCGGCTCAGACTCGCTTCTCCATCGGTGGTGACTGGGAAGTATTCCCTGGCTTGAAAGTAGGTACTGACTTCTTCTACAACGACAATCTCTACGCTGACTTTGACGCGTTCGGATTCGAGGGTGTATCTGAAGACGAAGTTGCTCAGCCTTGGCAAATCCCTGCTCACTACTTCCAGAACCTCAACGCTAGCTACCGTTTCCCAATCGGCAAGCTTGAGGGCAGCATCTTTGGTAACGTGAACAACATGTGGGACACTGAGTACATCGCAGAAGCGGACAACAATCCTTCCCTGCGTGGTGCCAACAGCGACTCTTACCGCGTGTACTATGGCGTTGGACGTACTTGGTCCCTCGGCTTCAAAGTTCGTTTCTAG
- a CDS encoding YpdA family putative bacillithiol disulfide reductase, translating to MLDVLIIGAGPIGLACGIEAKRRNLSYVIVEKGCLVNSIYHYPANMTFFSTSEKIEIGGVPFVSHGPKPTRAEALEYYRRVAQLYDLTIHNYEMVQEVLPDGDFYKIHSSKQTYQARAVVVATGFYDHPNLMGVPGEDLPKVSHYYTEPHPYIGQRVLVVGAANSAVDVALETWRKGAEVTLVHRGPEIGRRVKYWVKPDIENRIKEGSIQAFFESHITEIRPHEVDLMTPDGRITIGNDFVMAMTGYQPDYSWLNNMGICISSDDLKLPQRNEETFETNLPNVYLAGTVCGGMQTNKWFIENSIEHANVVMDEIHKRKELASA from the coding sequence ATGCTAGATGTACTGATCATAGGCGCAGGGCCCATTGGTCTCGCCTGCGGCATCGAAGCCAAACGGCGAAATCTTTCATACGTCATTGTGGAGAAGGGGTGCTTGGTGAATTCCATTTATCATTACCCGGCCAACATGACGTTTTTCTCCACCTCCGAAAAAATCGAGATCGGAGGTGTTCCTTTCGTCTCCCATGGTCCGAAACCCACCCGCGCGGAAGCGCTTGAATATTACCGTAGAGTAGCGCAACTCTACGATCTGACAATACACAACTACGAAATGGTTCAAGAGGTTTTACCAGATGGAGATTTTTACAAAATCCACTCATCCAAGCAAACCTACCAAGCCAGAGCCGTCGTCGTGGCAACCGGATTTTATGACCACCCCAACCTCATGGGGGTCCCGGGAGAGGACCTGCCAAAGGTTTCCCACTATTACACCGAACCGCATCCGTACATCGGCCAACGGGTCCTCGTGGTCGGAGCGGCCAACTCGGCCGTGGACGTCGCACTCGAAACTTGGCGCAAAGGTGCAGAGGTGACGCTCGTTCACCGAGGACCGGAAATCGGGCGGCGTGTCAAATATTGGGTCAAGCCCGATATCGAAAACCGGATCAAGGAAGGAAGTATTCAGGCATTCTTCGAGTCGCATATCACCGAGATCCGCCCACATGAAGTCGATCTCATGACGCCAGATGGCCGCATCACCATCGGCAATGATTTCGTGATGGCCATGACAGGGTACCAGCCCGACTACTCATGGCTCAACAATATGGGCATCTGCATCAGCTCTGACGACCTCAAACTGCCTCAACGAAACGAGGAGACTTTCGAAACCAATCTCCCCAATGTCTATCTCGCGGGCACCGTCTGCGGCGGCATGCAGACCAACAAGTGGTTTATCGAAAATTCTATCGAACATGCCAATGTGGTCATGGACGAGATCCACAAACGGAAAGAGTTGGCCTCGGCCTAA
- a CDS encoding cytochrome c3 family protein, translated as MRRNGIIHILITFCLLSVSLFSGTQVYGQGDPAAGEELFKANCSACHKLDAPMVGPALSGVNSKYDREWLYKWINNSQGLIDSGDPQAVEASEYSPTAMQAFPLLSTDAIDNILAYIENPPVDETVVEPVADANAGGGQLDAEFFWALIALVGLLAVIALILVIMTATLVTAVQSKEQGEEFKAADVWARTIGILTNKYAATAIIVFLALGGTAKWITEARTIGLHQGYMPEQPIKFSHKLHAGTLEVDCKYCHSGTYKSKNAWIPSVNVCMNCHKAVQEGPQYGTEEIGKILAAYENNEAIEWVRIHNLPDHAYFNHAQHVVVGGLECQTCHGPVEEMEVVYQYSDLSMGWCISCHREEKVKVMGDETDYTVEDMGGLDCARCHY; from the coding sequence ATGAGACGTAACGGCATTATACATATACTCATTACGTTCTGTTTGTTGTCGGTCTCTCTGTTTTCTGGTACCCAAGTCTACGGACAAGGTGATCCAGCAGCCGGAGAAGAACTGTTCAAGGCAAACTGCTCCGCCTGTCACAAGCTAGACGCCCCTATGGTGGGCCCAGCGCTGTCAGGCGTGAATTCCAAGTACGATCGAGAGTGGCTGTACAAGTGGATCAACAACTCCCAGGGACTTATTGACTCTGGCGATCCGCAAGCGGTGGAAGCTTCAGAGTATTCCCCCACAGCTATGCAAGCATTCCCGCTGTTGTCAACAGACGCGATTGACAACATCCTTGCCTACATTGAGAATCCACCAGTAGATGAGACGGTTGTAGAACCTGTTGCAGACGCAAATGCTGGAGGTGGTCAGCTTGACGCCGAGTTCTTCTGGGCGTTGATCGCTTTGGTGGGGTTGTTGGCTGTGATTGCGCTGATCTTGGTGATCATGACAGCTACACTTGTAACTGCCGTTCAGTCCAAAGAGCAAGGAGAGGAGTTCAAAGCTGCCGACGTATGGGCTCGTACCATCGGTATCTTGACGAACAAGTATGCAGCAACTGCGATCATCGTATTCCTCGCATTGGGAGGAACTGCCAAATGGATCACGGAAGCTCGTACGATTGGCTTGCACCAAGGTTACATGCCTGAGCAACCGATCAAATTCTCCCACAAGCTTCACGCAGGTACCCTCGAGGTAGATTGTAAGTACTGCCACTCTGGTACCTACAAGTCCAAGAACGCTTGGATTCCTTCCGTGAACGTGTGTATGAATTGCCACAAAGCGGTACAGGAAGGTCCTCAGTACGGCACCGAGGAGATCGGAAAGATCTTGGCTGCCTATGAGAATAACGAGGCGATTGAATGGGTTCGGATTCACAACCTCCCCGATCATGCCTACTTCAACCATGCCCAGCACGTCGTAGTGGGTGGTCTGGAATGTCAGACTTGCCACGGTCCTGTTGAGGAGATGGAAGTTGTCTACCAATACTCTGATCTGAGCATGGGATGGTGTATCAGCTGTCACCGCGAGGAGAAAGTGAAAGTAATGGGTGACGAAACCGATTACACGGTAGAAGACATGGGCGGATTGGATTGTGCCCGTTGCCACTATTAA